The DNA region TTGAAACTATTAAGCCGAGATTAGTATCTAGTCTTTATGAAAATGTAGAAATTAAATTAAGCGAATTTACCAATGATCCAATTCTTTACGGGGCAGCTGCTATAGCAACCGATAATTTCTTGAAAAATCCAGCCATCTTTTTACGCTAATCCATACGTTGAGGGATTACCATGAAAGGTGATTAAATAAATTAAAGTTCTCAAAGCAATTAGCAATCTTGGGAAAGATATTAACTTACTTCTTCAATTTTTTTTTGATAAATGAAGAGGTCAATGTGTTATTACAACAAAAGATTTTGGCATACTGATTTTGAATATATATTATTTAAATTAGATTCCGAATAATATATATTCAAATTTCCATGCATAAATGTTTTTTGATAAAGAGTGTATTGTGTAATAAGTACAATATAGATTAAACTATTCACAAAATTAAGGGTATTCCCTCAGTAATCATAAAATCCTCTCAGGATCTTCATAATTGTAAATACATAAGTATTCCATGTTAAGAAACTTAAACTCACATCAAGTGTCAGCCATTGAAAATTCAGATTTTTCCCTACATACTATATGGAATTTGATTACCCACAAAAATTGATACTTTAAGGGGGTGGTTTCCCAACCAGAACATGTCTCAAAATTATGTATCTATTAACTATCGTCTAAAAAAGTAAGCGCTCTCAACAATTATAGGAGGTAAATTTATGCTAATTGATAAAAACAAACAATACCATGTTCAACTTTCGAAAGGGGATGTAGGTAGATATGTATTTGTACCTGGAGACCCTGGTAGAGTCGAACTAATTGCGAGCCTTTTTGATGAAGCATGGTTAGTTGCAGATAATCGAGAATATAAAACTTATACTGGTTATGTAGATGGAATAAAAGTATCCGTTTGTTCTACAGGGATTGGTGCACCATCGGCTAGTATCGCAATCGAAGAGTTAAGTAGAGTAGGAGCAGATACGTTCATTCGAATAGGTACAGCAGGTCCTATTCAAAAATATATAAATCGTGGTGATGTAGTGATAGGTACAGCAGCGATTAGGGATGAAGGAACAAGTAAACAATACATGCCAATTGAATTTCCTGCTGTTGCAGATCTGGCAGTTTCAAATGCACTATGTGAGGCAGCAGAAAAAATGGAAAAACCTTATCATGCTGGTGTTATTCAATCAAAGGATTCATTCTATGGTGAAGTAGAACCAGAGACTATGCCATTGGCGAGACAATTAAAAGAACGATGGAATTGTTGGATCGAAGGCGGAGCATTGGCTTCAGAAATGGAAGCCGCAGCCATTTATGTTGTTTCTTCTATTCGAAAACTACGTGCTGGGTGCATCTTAAATATTGATGGATCTATGGAAGAAACAATTAAAGTTGGAATTCAAGCTATTAAAATTCTTCATCAAAAAGATACAAAGTAATTGGATGGTGATTTTTGTTGAAAAAACCAATAATCGAGTTTAAAAATTTCTCTTACTTCTACTCGAGTAACGATTTACCTGCTCTAAAAGAAATTAATGCAACAATTGAAGAGGGCGAATTTGTCGGCCTGATTGGAAGAAATAAAGCTGGGAAATCGACTGCCTGTCTATCGATGGTAGGAATCATACCTCATGTTTTTGGTGGAGAATGGGTGGGCGATATCGAGATTAATGGGAAAGTAGTCAGTGCAGAAAATATATCAGATGTTACAGAGCTAGTAGGGATTGTTTTTCAAGACGCAGAAAGTCAATTCACTCAAGAAACAGTAGAAGATGAAATTGCCTTTGCCATGTGTAACATGGGATTTGCGAGAGAAGAAATGATTAAGAGAGTCCAAGAAGTAGCCATTAGTTGCAATTTGACAGGATTCCTTGATAGATCGCCCTTTCAATTGTCAGGTGGTCAGCAACAAAGGTTAGCGGTTGCTTGTTTGTTGGCATTAAAACCAAAGGTAATCATTCTAGATGAATCGACATCTCAACTTGATCCAATTGGAAGAGATGAAATCTTTTCTTTGGTTGCAGAACTTCATAAAGAAGGAAGAACCATCATTATGGCAGATCACAATATAGAAAAAATTGCTGAGTATAGCACGAAACTGATGGTTTTATTTGATGGAGAAC from Neobacillus sp. FSL H8-0543 includes:
- a CDS encoding nucleoside phosphorylase; amino-acid sequence: MLIDKNKQYHVQLSKGDVGRYVFVPGDPGRVELIASLFDEAWLVADNREYKTYTGYVDGIKVSVCSTGIGAPSASIAIEELSRVGADTFIRIGTAGPIQKYINRGDVVIGTAAIRDEGTSKQYMPIEFPAVADLAVSNALCEAAEKMEKPYHAGVIQSKDSFYGEVEPETMPLARQLKERWNCWIEGGALASEMEAAAIYVVSSIRKLRAGCILNIDGSMEETIKVGIQAIKILHQKDTK
- a CDS encoding ATP-binding cassette domain-containing protein, with amino-acid sequence MKKPIIEFKNFSYFYSSNDLPALKEINATIEEGEFVGLIGRNKAGKSTACLSMVGIIPHVFGGEWVGDIEINGKVVSAENISDVTELVGIVFQDAESQFTQETVEDEIAFAMCNMGFAREEMIKRVQEVAISCNLTGFLDRSPFQLSGGQQQRLAVACLLALKPKVIILDESTSQLDPIGRDEIFSLVAELHKEGRTIIMADHNIEKIAEYSTKLMVLFDGELKMFGPTKEILQQKELLNQYHIRLPQVTDAAYYLKEEYKINQLPINLDEAIQIFKSNS